The following DNA comes from Candidatus Culexarchaeum yellowstonense.
CGCTGGAGACTTCGAAATACCCATTAACATAGTTAAAAAGGGATTATTAACGAACGTACTGGCCGAAGTAACTAGAGGTCTTGAAAACAAATATGAAGCTGAAACCTTCAAGAAGAGGCTGGAATTATCCTACAAGCTTAACTCAGGAGAACTCAACACCCTAGCCGAACTTTACAAGAAACTCCTAAAGCTAGAAGAGGAGGGTAAGAATAGAGTATGGGTAGCAATAATAAGGAATGCCTTCGCCCCCATACTCAAAGGCAAATTTGACTACGTAGTGGGCAATCCACCATGGGTTAACTGGGAAAACTTACCAGAATCCTATAGAGAAGCCAGTAAGGAACTCTGGGATAAATACGGTCTAGCAGAAATTAGGGGGAAGACGGGTCTAGGTAAAGTTAAAAGAGATCTGGCAATGCTTTTTATGGTCAGATGTTTCGACTTATACCTGAAGGAAGGCGGTAAACTAGGCTTCCTTGCACCATTCACCATGTTTAAAACACAAGCTGGCGCAGGATTCAGAAACTTCCTAGCCAGAAAAACTAAAATCCACGTTATACATGACCTAGTAACCCTTTATCCATTTGAAGGAGCAGTAAACAGAACTTCAGCCATAGTAATTGAAAAAATCTGCGAAATAGATCCAAACAAAATACCAGATAATATGAAAGATGCCCTACACAAAGCCTTCGAGGAAAATATGAAGGGAGTAAGACACGTTATATGGATTAACCCAAGCGGCAAAGCCATACCCACAGACAAACCTTTAGAAGATGTTCTCAAAGAAACTAAGAGATACGAAGCTATTATGATCCCCCTAGAACCTAAGAAACCTGAGTCGCCATGGATGCAAATAACACCCAAAGTAATTGAAGCTGTCAGAAAATTGCTAACTGGGCCACAGTATTATAAGGCACATGCAGGAATTGTTGTCGCCTTAAACCAGGTTTATTTTGTTCAAATAAAGGGAAAGACTCCTGAGGGGAAGCTAATAATAACAAATCCGCCTGAGCCAGGACAAAAAAAGAAGGTAAAGCAAATGGAGGCTGTTATAGAATCAGATTTAGTATATCCACTAATAAGGGGGAAAGATATTAAGAAGTGGTATGTGGATTTTAAGGATAGATACGTAATTTTACCTGTAGACGCTGATGGTAAAGACATTAACTCTGATGATATGAAGGTAAAATATCCAGGCGCTTACAGCTACTTCTTTAACTTCTTCGATGACCTAATAAATAGAGGCGGAGAACCTTATAAATCGAAGCTAGATCCATATAAAAAGCTACCTCTGAACGTTGTAGAGAAAAAAGCACCGCCATTTTATTGGATATTTAATGTAAAACCAAATCTAGCACCTTATAAGGTTGTATGGAAAGAAATCGCCGGTGCTATTACCGGGAAGGCTGTTAGTTTTGCATGTGCTGTTATTGAACCTATAAACGGTAAACCTGTTATCCCAGATCATAAGGCTATATTAATAGTAGCTAACAATTCTGAAGAAGCATACTATATATCAGGTTTCTTAAACTCTATTATAACAAGGGCTATTATAGCATCTTATACTTATGAATTGGGGTATGAAACTCATATAGCTGATGTCATTAAGATTCCAAGGTTTAATCCAAATGATGATGTGCATAGGAGGATTGCTGAGCTTTCTAGGAGGGCTCATGAGCTTGCTAGATGCGTTTATGCTGGTGTTAAGCCTTATTATTGTAGGGGTATTGATGCTGAGGAGGAGCTTAAGAAGGTTGAGGGGGAGTTGGATTTGGCTGTGGCTCAGCTTTTCGGGCTTTCTAAGGATGATCTTAGTGAGTTTGAGAAGCTTATGGTTATCCTTTCTGGTGGGGAGCTTCCGGTTGAGGAGGTTGAGCTGCCTGAGGAGCCTAAGGTTTCCGTGCTTAACACTTTACTACCTCCTGATGTGCAGTCTTACATTGAGGTTGATGTTGTAAATCCATCTGGTGAAGAGCTGGAAGTGGTTTATGAGTTTCCTTGGGGTAAAGGTTCCTTCAAAATTGTTGAGGGTAAGTGTAGAATAGATGTTCCGCCGTTAAAGCCTGGGAAATATGGTGGCATTATAAGGTATTGTTGGGGTGATGTTGAGAGGGTTATTGATGTTAATGTTGAGGTGTCGGAGCCTCCTGGTCCGAGGAGGCAGAGGAAATTGGTATTGGGTGATGGGTGATATTATGAGTGAATTGTTTAATAAGGTTAGGAAGTATTTTGGTGATTATGCTGTTGATAAGAGGCTTGCATATGAGCTTGAGTTGGCTAAGCTTCCAAGGTATGTTGCTGAATTCTTGATTTCTGAGTTTATGAATCGTAGTGGTAATTGGGAAGCTGAGCTTAGGGATTTCATTAGAAATCACTATTATGAGCCTGAGGAGAAGGAGGTTGTTAAGCATAGGTTGGTTGTGGATGGGTTGGTGGAGCTTATTGATGAGTTGAGGGTTATCGTGGATATTGAGACGGGTACCCATGTGGGTGTTATACAGGCACTTGACATTTGGGCTGAAGTCCCCATAGATATTGTTGAGAGGAATAAGGCTACTCTGGTGACTGGTATGTGGGGTCTTATAACTCTTATGAGGACAAATGAGGTTAAGGAGGTTTTTGGTAGACCTATAGGGGCTGCGATTACAGAGTTTCAACCTTTCCAATCACCAGACACTGACCCGAAGATATTGGAGGAGGCTAGGCAACATTTCACTTTTGATGAGTGGCTTGATGTCTTGATAAATACTATAGGGCTTGACCCCAGCGTCTATAGTCCAAGGCAAAAGATACTTCTACTTTCAAGGTTGGTACCCGTTATTGAAGGTAATGTTAATATGGTTGAGTTTGGACCTAGGCAGACTGGTAAAACGTACCTATATAGGAATT
Coding sequences within:
- a CDS encoding class I SAM-dependent DNA methyltransferase produces the protein MRARSEEDVRVWVSICIEELILKPLGIMQVGKYEYTLISGARVDALYGHVVIEYKAPGKLSTQSDIQRAREQVIRYITQEAGNKAEYARYLGVIISDKIAFVKYDQRTDTWILRGPYDIRREAIVKFVEALRGLRRKPLDVEHLLSDFGPKSEVTIKLVRAFYDMIISLKDDSRAKLLFSDWMRLFRQATGYRPEELEELPKLASEYGIQGSVNYDALIFSIHTFYALLLKLIAAEITYLYGGGKFYRSYIAELDDAYSKGGLDELKRTLQELESGGIFKRLLSIENFLEGDYFSWYLDVFDKNLADLIAELARQLSDYEIATPQLEPEFARDLLKRLYQNLVPSDLRHRLGEFYTPDWLANYLLDEVGLSFENLNKIGEEDPLKPLNIRVLDPACGSGTFLVLYISRLRRYAEEHYLTDMLLRYVLDNVVGFDLNPLAVLTARTNYLLAVADLLAYSTGTVEIPIYLADSIMVEKQGKMVGNVYILRTSAGDFEIPINIVKKGLLTNVLAEVTRGLENKYEAETFKKRLELSYKLNSGELNTLAELYKKLLKLEEEGKNRVWVAIIRNAFAPILKGKFDYVVGNPPWVNWENLPESYREASKELWDKYGLAEIRGKTGLGKVKRDLAMLFMVRCFDLYLKEGGKLGFLAPFTMFKTQAGAGFRNFLARKTKIHVIHDLVTLYPFEGAVNRTSAIVIEKICEIDPNKIPDNMKDALHKAFEENMKGVRHVIWINPSGKAIPTDKPLEDVLKETKRYEAIMIPLEPKKPESPWMQITPKVIEAVRKLLTGPQYYKAHAGIVVALNQVYFVQIKGKTPEGKLIITNPPEPGQKKKVKQMEAVIESDLVYPLIRGKDIKKWYVDFKDRYVILPVDADGKDINSDDMKVKYPGAYSYFFNFFDDLINRGGEPYKSKLDPYKKLPLNVVEKKAPPFYWIFNVKPNLAPYKVVWKEIAGAITGKAVSFACAVIEPINGKPVIPDHKAILIVANNSEEAYYISGFLNSIITRAIIASYTYELGYETHIADVIKIPRFNPNDDVHRRIAELSRRAHELARCVYAGVKPYYCRGIDAEEELKKVEGELDLAVAQLFGLSKDDLSEFEKLMVILSGGELPVEEVELPEEPKVSVLNTLLPPDVQSYIEVDVVNPSGEELEVVYEFPWGKGSFKIVEGKCRIDVPPLKPGKYGGIIRYCWGDVERVIDVNVEVSEPPGPRRQRKLVLGDG